One genomic window of Phoenix dactylifera cultivar Barhee BC4 chromosome 6, palm_55x_up_171113_PBpolish2nd_filt_p, whole genome shotgun sequence includes the following:
- the LOC103702647 gene encoding uncharacterized protein LOC103702647, protein MKRAPVFPKNEIADCNELGYDAQLDFSKILGEERKHANDAKFSLSPSNSEEKKVEVEATKNKKSWKRSLFFWFKLGKKSSKQSGTFKTNSSNCSHVPNHKHGPVSGPLFGNGGNLALIQRSIRRSTSGPLAHCFTPTKAEENEVPYLRLAQQSHPSAVQAFGPIYLVT, encoded by the exons atgaagagagctCCTGTTTTCCCTAAGAATGAGATCGCTGATTGCAATGAGCTTGGTTATGATGCTCAGTTGGATTTCTCAAAG ATtttaggagaagaaagaaagcatgCAAATGATGCGAAATTCTCATTGTCACCATCGAActcagaagaaaagaaggttgAGGTTGAAGCTACAAAGAACAAAAAGTCATGGAAAAGATCATTGTTCTTCTGGTTTAAGCTTGGCAAGAAGAGCTCAAAGCAGAGTGGAACATTCAAAACCAATTCCtcaaattgctctcatgttccAAATCATAAACATGGTCCAGTTTCAGGTCCATTATTTGGAAATGGAGGTAACCTGGCTCTCATCCAGCGTAGCATTCGACGATCGACATCGGGGCCCCTTGCTCATTGCTTCACTCCTACAAAAGCAGAAGAGAATGAAGTACCTTACCTGCGTCTAGCCCAACAAAGTCATCCTTCTGCTGTTCAGGCTTTTGGACCAATTTACCTGGTCACATAA